One genomic region from Terriglobia bacterium encodes:
- a CDS encoding FtsQ-type POTRA domain-containing protein: protein MIKRLTLLGMDRDEVSGKMEPSSEAPYMRRSRAVAVRQTRVPRGIRRLVWWSGVILFVLMPVGIGGYLLGTYLLNSPRFQLRSGADVVVRGNHYVSREEVLAALDIQADAGSRSNVFRSSLARREKQVESIPWVRSATVVRSYPHGLAVYVAERVPVAFVNVGGQIKMVDQQGVLLEAPEKGRFDFPIVKGLDFRGDAADRIERLDLYSHFMGETSGKVSSFGWAISEVDLSDASNLKALLVQGGQTLLVYFGNAGFLERFKNLMAVLPQLRRTNAGIDSVDLRFRDQVVVNPAGRDSGGNASSNSKGI from the coding sequence GTGATAAAAAGGTTGACCCTGTTGGGGATGGACCGCGACGAGGTGTCCGGCAAAATGGAACCTTCTTCCGAAGCGCCTTACATGCGCCGCTCCCGCGCTGTAGCGGTGCGGCAAACCAGGGTCCCTCGTGGTATCCGCCGGCTGGTGTGGTGGTCCGGGGTCATCCTCTTTGTCCTTATGCCGGTAGGGATTGGTGGATATTTGCTTGGAACCTATCTTCTGAACTCCCCGCGCTTCCAGTTGAGATCGGGCGCAGACGTAGTGGTTAGAGGCAACCACTATGTCTCCAGGGAGGAGGTCCTGGCGGCGCTGGACATTCAGGCCGACGCCGGCAGCAGGAGTAATGTTTTCAGAAGTTCGCTGGCACGCCGGGAAAAACAGGTCGAATCGATTCCATGGGTGCGCTCTGCGACGGTAGTTCGTTCTTATCCTCACGGCCTGGCGGTCTACGTTGCTGAGCGCGTCCCAGTCGCTTTTGTCAATGTGGGTGGCCAGATCAAGATGGTTGACCAGCAGGGGGTGCTGCTGGAAGCCCCCGAAAAGGGCCGCTTTGACTTTCCCATTGTCAAAGGCCTGGACTTCCGCGGGGATGCGGCCGACCGCATCGAGCGACTGGACCTTTACAGCCATTTCATGGGCGAAACCTCCGGAAAGGTGTCGAGTTTCGGATGGGCCATCTCTGAAGTCGATTTAAGCGATGCAAGCAATCTCAAGGCGCTTCTGGTTCAAGGCGGCCAGACGCTTCTGGTGTATTTCGGAAACGCCGGCTTTCTGGAGCGGTTTAAGAACCTGATGGCGGTGCTCCCGCAGCTTCGCAGGACGAACGCAGGAATTGATTCTGTTGACTTGCGTTTTCGAGATCAGGTGGTCGTGAACCCTGCGGGGCGGGATTCCGGGGGTAACGCTTCCAGTAATTCGAAGGGAATCTAA
- the murC gene encoding UDP-N-acetylmuramate--L-alanine ligase, translating to MLGKVRKIHFVGVGGIGMSGLAEVLLNLGFDVSGSDIKQSPVTDRLAQLGARISNRHAAENIGDAEVVVVSSAVPVMNPEIIEAAHRKVPVIPRAEMLAELMRLKFCVAVAGSHGKTTVTSMVAVMLSENGLDPTAVIGGRLDVFGSSARLGKSELMVVEADESDRSFLYLLPTIAVVTNIDREHLDHYGDLGEIQESFVSFMNKVPFYGAVIACVDPPWRTSMQAVLPRLRRRVVTYGIQSGADVTARDLELRAGGSNFEVAVDGQSIGPFSVNIPGRHNVQNALAAIAVGRELDLDPKQIQAGLHSFHGADRRFQVKAEANGITIVDDYGHHPTEISATLEAARLRGARRIRVVFQPHRFSRTKFLMDDFARCFDGCDRVYFLDIYPASEAPIPGITSQRLVDRMSELGYTRARYVASESAVTSEILADLHPGDLVLTIGAGTVWRIAEALSKAVNEGVEHPGTVKT from the coding sequence ATGCTTGGAAAGGTCCGAAAAATCCACTTTGTTGGCGTTGGCGGCATTGGAATGAGCGGGCTTGCCGAAGTGCTGCTCAATCTGGGCTTTGATGTGTCAGGCTCAGACATTAAGCAGAGCCCTGTAACAGACCGCCTGGCCCAACTCGGAGCGCGCATATCGAACCGGCACGCTGCAGAGAATATTGGCGATGCTGAAGTGGTGGTGGTTTCGTCCGCCGTGCCGGTGATGAACCCCGAGATCATCGAGGCGGCCCACCGGAAGGTCCCCGTGATTCCCCGCGCTGAGATGCTGGCGGAATTGATGCGCCTGAAGTTTTGTGTGGCAGTTGCCGGCTCGCACGGAAAGACCACGGTGACTTCCATGGTGGCCGTGATGCTGTCAGAGAACGGATTGGATCCCACGGCCGTCATTGGCGGAAGGCTGGATGTGTTCGGTTCCAGCGCACGGCTGGGGAAAAGCGAGTTGATGGTGGTGGAGGCTGATGAAAGTGACCGCTCCTTTCTCTACCTGCTGCCGACCATTGCCGTCGTCACCAACATCGACCGTGAGCACCTGGACCATTACGGCGACCTGGGAGAGATCCAGGAGTCGTTTGTGTCTTTCATGAACAAGGTCCCCTTTTACGGAGCGGTGATTGCGTGTGTGGACCCGCCCTGGCGCACATCCATGCAGGCGGTGCTGCCCCGGTTGCGAAGGCGCGTGGTGACTTATGGCATACAGTCGGGCGCTGACGTCACGGCTCGCGACCTGGAATTGAGGGCGGGCGGGTCAAACTTTGAGGTTGCGGTGGACGGGCAGTCGATCGGGCCCTTCAGTGTCAATATCCCCGGCCGTCACAACGTGCAGAATGCGCTTGCTGCCATTGCAGTGGGGCGGGAGCTTGATCTTGATCCGAAACAAATTCAGGCAGGGTTGCATTCTTTTCACGGGGCTGACCGCCGCTTCCAGGTCAAAGCGGAAGCAAATGGAATCACGATTGTTGACGACTACGGCCATCATCCGACAGAAATCAGCGCCACGCTTGAGGCCGCCCGGCTGCGCGGGGCGCGCCGGATCCGGGTGGTCTTCCAGCCTCATCGGTTTTCCCGAACGAAATTCCTGATGGACGATTTTGCCCGCTGCTTCGATGGCTGTGATCGCGTCTACTTTCTGGACATCTATCCTGCGAGCGAGGCGCCGATTCCCGGCATCACTTCGCAGCGCCTGGTGGACAGAATGTCCGAGCTTGGCTATACGCGCGCTCGTTACGTCGCCTCGGAATCTGCTGTGACCAGTGAGATCCTTGCGGACCTCCACCCAGGCGACCTGGTGCTGACGATCGGGGCCGGCACTGTGTGGCGGATTGCAGAAGCGCTGTCGAAGGCGGTCAACGAGGGTGTCGAGCATCCCGGCACGGTGAAGACATAG
- the murG gene encoding undecaprenyldiphospho-muramoylpentapeptide beta-N-acetylglucosaminyltransferase — translation MHAQSELMLDEEQPREPATRPAPRRQIRVLMAAGGTGGHIFPALAVADELRRRSESAGPRPVCYETVFLGTGRGLELHIIPRAGYRLEKVYAAGLKGISGRKRLLNAARLPRSAFETARLLYRLRPGVVVGIGGYVSGPVMVESALAGIPTLLYEPNVVPGFTNRVLAPVVRLAAVGFEQSLATYGSKGRVTGHPVRQEFYRVAPKLHKPPYTVLIVGGSQGARALNQCMMESLPLFRSKAEPPSFIHQTGEADYNAVEAAYGDHWAGSYVCAFIDNIAGAFSRADLVVCRAGAATVAELAAAGKASILVPYPSATDQHQLHNAMALEHAGAACVIEQKDLDPVRLVDCVMSLLGDPGKLARMEQRAKTLANPQAASRIADLIEELCRKPQAGGTKSGS, via the coding sequence ATGCACGCCCAGAGTGAATTAATGCTCGATGAGGAGCAGCCACGGGAACCAGCAACCAGGCCGGCGCCGCGTCGCCAGATACGTGTGCTCATGGCAGCGGGCGGGACCGGCGGTCACATTTTCCCGGCGCTGGCGGTGGCCGATGAACTGCGTCGGCGGTCGGAGTCTGCGGGTCCCAGGCCCGTATGTTACGAGACCGTGTTTTTGGGGACAGGCCGGGGACTCGAATTGCACATCATTCCTCGGGCAGGCTATCGGCTGGAAAAGGTCTATGCCGCCGGCCTGAAGGGTATTTCAGGGCGGAAGCGGCTTCTGAATGCGGCCAGGCTTCCGCGAAGCGCTTTTGAAACTGCAAGGCTGCTCTACCGGCTCCGGCCTGGCGTGGTGGTAGGGATTGGCGGTTACGTTTCCGGCCCGGTGATGGTGGAGTCGGCGCTCGCTGGAATTCCAACGCTTCTGTACGAGCCGAATGTGGTCCCAGGATTTACAAACCGGGTTTTGGCGCCCGTGGTGCGGCTGGCTGCCGTGGGTTTTGAACAGTCTCTTGCCACCTACGGTTCGAAAGGACGGGTGACTGGGCATCCTGTTCGCCAGGAGTTTTATAGGGTTGCGCCGAAGCTTCACAAGCCTCCCTACACGGTGCTGATTGTGGGGGGAAGCCAGGGAGCCAGGGCGTTGAACCAGTGCATGATGGAGAGTCTGCCTTTATTCAGGTCGAAAGCCGAGCCCCCCAGTTTTATTCATCAGACAGGCGAGGCAGATTATAATGCTGTGGAGGCTGCTTACGGCGATCATTGGGCGGGGTCCTATGTATGTGCCTTTATTGATAATATTGCGGGAGCTTTTTCGCGGGCTGACCTGGTTGTTTGCCGCGCCGGCGCGGCCACAGTGGCTGAACTGGCTGCCGCCGGAAAGGCGTCCATTTTGGTTCCTTACCCCTCCGCCACAGACCAGCACCAGTTGCACAACGCCATGGCCCTTGAACATGCCGGAGCCGCCTGCGTGATCGAGCAGAAAGACCTGGACCCCGTCCGGCTGGTGGATTGCGTCATGAGTTTGCTCGGCGACCCGGGCAAGCTGGCCCGAATGGAACAGCGGGCGAAGACCCTGGCAAATCCCCAGGCAGCGTCTCGTATCGCAGATTTAATCGAAGAGCTGTGCCGCAAACCTCAGGCCGGCGGGACGAAATCAGGGAGCTAG